A genome region from Manihot esculenta cultivar AM560-2 chromosome 5, M.esculenta_v8, whole genome shotgun sequence includes the following:
- the LOC110616171 gene encoding uncharacterized protein LOC110616171: MRIQKVGHRSFKHSKTFPLSNAGEKEIDDNPVAEPDSGDDSEDFELPELCCELGLVEGQVCSIPYELFDLPDLKEILSLDTWNSCLTEEERYCLSAYLPDMDQQTFCLTMNELFNGADLYFGNPLDVFFKRLKGGFYPPKVARLREALQFIQRRKYYHSLRSYHDRMTQMFVEMRRTWDQCEMNSGVEEKISMWKNKRKQKAINLLDLNKFPKDDQLLIEEVSLHTEGMKPVERKTAKDVLPTLSANGVKFAPKHIAKGVLKMKASVNGLFPNHNPKIIGCDILEQCRSVPKGLLKMVPKVPSTRLEQSEMLPRGAQPTFLVRTQGLPLLPAYTHFPDSGGLYGSPFLRQKVDGSRVHSLNQSHYLLNQQESTMRTSIHSESSTSKIERQIIPSLDNIMVLGKQTLLAGDMGRDTNEEFPPMNPISVRRTFGIDSLRPHLHKGTKDFSLRSLEPYPFDVQYHSRQQRMALMKDEHITVYPRIPEAVPRTSAIGNSKQEVLMASSADPMRGESDTSGKKAEKLLSSSSVSEGFKDEHMLPLTYKRRKALAKTNSIDTGKTITAGADFSCNERLEEGGKAVKIKFTGWKDMPLNEEP, encoded by the coding sequence ATGAGAATTCAAAAGGTTGGCCATCGGAGTTTCAAACACAGTAAAACTTTTCCCTTATCCAATGCTGGAGAGAAGGAAATAGATGATAACCCTGTCGCAGAGCCAGACTCGGGTGATGATTCTGAGGATTTTGAGCTTCCTGAGTTGTGCTGTGAACTTGGCTTGGTAGAAGGTCAGGTGTGCAGCATACCGTATGAACTCTTTGATCTGCCAGATTTGAAGGAAATATTATCATTAGACACTTGGAATTCTTGTTTAACAGAGGAAGAAAGGTACTGTCTGTCAGCTTACCTTCCAGATATGGACCAGCAGACTTTTTGTTTGACCATGAATGAGCTTTTTAATGGTGCTGATCTATATTTTGGGAATCCCTTGGATGTGTTTTTCAAAAGATTGAAAGGTGGATTCTATCCTCCAAAAGTGGCTCGTCTCAGGGAAGCTTTGCAGTTTATACAGAGGAGAAAATATTATCATTCATTAAGATCTTACCATGACAGGATGACACAAATGTTCGTAGAAATGAGAAGGACGTGGGATCAGTGTGAAATGAACTCTGGTGTTGAGGAAAAGATTTCTATGtggaaaaataagagaaaacagAAAGCCATAAATTTGCTTGATCTTAACAAATTTCCCAAGGATGATCAACTCTTAATTGAGGAGGTTAGCTTGCATACAGAGGGAATGAAGCCAGTGGAGCGAAAGACGGCGAAAGATGTTTTGCCCACTCTATCTGCCAATGGAGTGAAATTTGCTCCAAAACATATAGCAAAGGGAGTTTTGAAGATGAAGGCATCTGTGAATGGCTTATTCCCAAATCATAATCCGAAAATAATTGGCTGTGACATTTTGGAGCAGTGTCGATCTGTACCCAAGGGATTGTTGAAAATGGTACCTAAAGTTCCTTCTACCCGGCTGGAACAATCCGAAATGTTGCCGAGGGGAGCACAACCAACATTTCTGGTCAGGACCCAAGGTTTGCCTTTATTGCCAGCATATACACACTTTCCAGATTCAGGTGGCCTTTATGGATCACCATTTTTAAGGCAGAAGGTCGATGGTAGCAGAGTTCATTCTCTAAATCAATCTCATTATCTACTGAATCAGCAAGAAAGTACTATGAGAACCAGTATTCATTCAGAAAGCTCTACCAGCAAAATCGAGAGGCAAATAATTCCTTCTCTAGATAATATTATGGTTTTAGGAAAACAAACTTTGTTGGCAGGTGATATGGGAAGGGACACTAATGAGGAATTTCCACCAATGAATCCAATTAGTGTGAGACGTACCTTTGGTATTGATAGTTTGCGGCCACATTTACACAAAGGAACTAAAGATTTTTCCCTAAGATCCTTGGAACCTTACCCATTTGATGTTCAATATCACAGCAGGCAACAGCGTATGGCACTCATGAAAGATGAGCATATTACTGTATATCCAAGAATTCCAGAAGCAGTTCCCAGAACTTCAGCAATTGGTAATAGTAAGCAGGAAGTGCTAATGGCATCTTCTGCTGATCCAATGAGAggtgagagtgacaccagtggcAAAAAAGCAGAGAAACTATTAAGCAGTTCCAGTGTTTCTGAGGGTTTTAAAGATGAACATATGCTGCCTTTGACATACAAGCGTAGAAAGGCTCTAGCTAAGACTAACTCAATAGACACCGGCAAGACTATAACAGCAGGAGCTGATTTTAGCTGTAATGAACGTCTGGAGGAGGGTGGAAAAGCAGTGAAGATAAAATTCACAGGGTGGAAAGATATGCCCCTGAATGAGGAACCTTGA
- the LOC110615029 gene encoding probable inactive purple acid phosphatase 29, translating into MVMGRKIQSLSLSHVLVAMLAFSHLAVALAAQKHLRFGPNGKFKILQVADMHFGDGKVTPCLNVLPTQMHTCSDVNTTVFIDRMIRAEKPDLIVFTGDNIFGFDATDAAKSLSAAFAPAISSNIPWAAILGNHDQESTLSREGVMKHIVGLKNTLSQVNPADAHVIDGFGNYNLEISGVKGSSYQNKSVLNLYFLDSGDYSTVPSIPGYGWVKPSQQFWFQRTSANLRRAYVSQPVPHKEPAPGLVYFHIPLPEFASFDSSNFTGVKQEGISSASVNSGFFTTMVEAGDVKAVFTGHDHLNDFCGQLTDIQLCYGGGFGYHAYGKAGWSRRARVVVASLEKTEKGDWGAVKSIKTWKRLDNHLLTAIDGQALWSKSPAGGRRKKQVGGA; encoded by the exons ATGGTGATGGGGAGGAAAATTCAGTCGCTTTCCCTTTCTCACGTATTAGTTGCAATGTTAGCCTTTTCCCACTTGGCGGTTGCACTGGCTGCGCAAAAACATCTCCGTTTTGGTCCAAATGGAAAGTTCAAGATACTGCAGGTGGCGGATATGCACTTCGGAGATGGAAAGGTCACGCCTTGCTTGAATGTGCTCCCGACCCAGATGCATACTTGCTCCGACGTCAACACAACTGTCTTTATCGACCGCATGATTCGAGCTGAGAAGCCCGATTTAATCGTTTTCACTG GTGATAACATCTTTGGATTTGATGCCACGGACGCGGCCAAATCACTGAGTGCTGCATTTGCGCCTGCAATTTCGTCGAACATCCCATGGGCAGCAATTTTGGGAAACCATGACCAAGAATCGACCTTGTCAAGGGAAGGGGTCATGAAGCACATTGTTGGCCTTAAGAACACTCTTTCTCAAGTCAATCCTGCAGATGCACACGTTATTGATGGTTTTGGAAACTACAACCTTGAGATCAGTGGAGTTAAGGGTTCAAGCTATCAAAACAAATCAGTTCTCAATCTCTACTTCCTTGATAGCGGAGATTACTCCACAGTTCCATCAATTCCTGGCTATGGTTGGGTCAAACCCTCTCAGCAGTTTTGGTTTCAACGCACTTCTGCAAACCTCCGG AGAGCATACGTGAGCCAGCCAGTGCCTCACAAAGAACCTGCACCTGGGCTTGTGTACTTCCACATCCCATTGCCGGAATTTGCAAGTTTTGATTCGTCCAACTTCACAGGGGTGAAGCAGGAAGGCATTAGCTCTGCTTCTGTGAATTCTGGTTTCTTCACGACCATGGTGGAGGCAGGGGATGTGAAGGCTGTTTTCACAGGACATGATCATCTGAATGACTTCTGCGGTCAGCTAACTGatattcaactttgttatggcGGGGGCTTTGGATACCATGCCTATGGGAAGGCTGGATGGTCAAGGAGGGCAAGGGTAGTGGTAGCGTCTCTGGAAAAGACAGAGAAGGGAGATTGGGGAGCTGTTAAGTCTATCAAAACATGGAAACGCCTTGATAATCATCTCCTCACTGCTATAGATGGTCAAGCCCTCTGGAGCAAGAGCCCTGCAG GAGGCCGTAGAAAGAAACAAGTTGGCGGTGCTTGA
- the LOC110615032 gene encoding translocase of chloroplast 33, chloroplastic isoform X2 — protein MGSILREWVGFQQFPAATQSKLVELFGKLKEKGVSALTILVMGKGGVGKSSTINSLIGERVVNVNAFSSEVSRPVMVSRTRAGFTLNIVDTPGLVEGGYVNYQALELIKRFLLNKTIDVLLYVDRMDAYRVDDLDKQIISAISDSFGKEILRKSLLVLTHAQLCPPDDLSYDVFPARRSEAVLKTIRAGSRMRARDFKILPNGKAWIPSLVKEIIGVATNGNKSIVVDKKLLEGSESNDRGKVFIPLILGVQWLLVKWIQRAIRDDIAKGGKAF, from the exons ATGGGGTCCATACTTCGTGAGTGGGTTGGGTTTCAGCAGTTCCCTGCGGCCACCCAAAGTAAACTCGTGGAATTGTTTGGCAAATTAAAGGAAAAG GGTGTGAGCGCTTTGACCATTCTCGTAATGGGCAAAGGTGGAGTTGGAAAATCTTCGACTATCAATTCTCTTATTGGAGAGAGAGTGGTGAATGTGAATGCCTTCTCG TCAGAGGTGTCGAGACCTGTAATGGTTTCACGGACCCGGGCTGGATTCACATTAAACATCGTAGACACTCCGGGCCTTGTGGAGGGTGGCTATGTCAATTACCAAGCATTGGAATTGATTAAACG GTTTCTTTTGAACAAGACTATAGATGTTCTGCTGTATGTTGACCGCATGGATGCATATAGAGTGGATGACTTGGATAAGCAGATAATAAGTGCCATTTCTGATAGTTTTGGGAAAGAAATATTGCGTAAAAGTTTGCTTGTCCTCACCCATGCACAGCTCTGCCCACCAGATGATCTCAGTTATGATGTTTTTCCGGCTAGAAGATCGGAGGCTGTCTTAAAGACCATTCGTGCAGGATCAAGGATGAGGGCAAGGGATTTTAAG ATTCTCCCAAATGGCAAGGCCTGGATAccaagcttggtaaaagaaatcATTGGGGTTGCCACCAATGGGAATAAATCCATTGTTGTTGACAAGAAGTTGCTAGAAGGGTCTGAGTCAAATGACAGAGGGAAGGTGTTCATTCCTCTCATTCTCGGGGTCCAG TGGCTTCTTGTTAAATGGATTCAAAGAGCAATTAGAGATGATATTGCAAAAGGGGGCAAAGCCTTCTGA
- the LOC110615030 gene encoding uncharacterized protein C594.04c — protein sequence MGSNLKNAVIAFLVPLPSIFFYLSLLNHHHANISDGTGLSPLWAWCVDHPLLLVNILFFFNVNVLFWFISHIQSSHWMIDLYWTVIPILLVYYYATYPFAQYNWQRSRIVIAITWVWSLRLTHNYFRREKWQWGAREDWRFTDMRGRYGKHWWWISFFSVYFSQQIFLIGVCLPFYIVHSVDKPLNVWDFVAVAVCLCGVVIAYFADTQLHEFVTRNNKLKELGKPMVPNLDRGLWCYSRHPNYFGEQLWWWGLVLFAWNLGHGWTFVGALVNSLCLAYVTVLVEQRMLKQQYRAEAYRLYQKTTSVWIPWFKSSSFANEDKKN from the exons ATGGGTAGTAATTTGAAGAATGCAGTGATTGCTTTCCTGGTTCCACTTCCTTCAATTTTCTTCTACCTTTCCCTTCTAAACCATCATCATGCCAACATTAGTGATGGCACTGGTCTTTCTCCTTTATGGGCATGGTGCGTTGACCACCCTCTTCTATTGGTCAatattctcttcttcttcaacgtTAATGTCCTCTTCTGGTTCATCAGTCACATCCAATCCAGCCACTGG ATGATAGATCTGTACTGGACTGTTATACCGATATTGCTCGTTTACTATTATGCAACTTACCCTTTTGCCCAGTATAACTGGCAGAGGTCCAGAATTGTGATAGCAATAACATGGGTGTGGAGTTTGAGGCTTACCCATAACTACTTTAGGCGGGAGAAGTGGCAGTGGGGTGCTAGAGAGGACTGGAGGTTCACTGATATGCGTGGTCGGTACGGCAAGCATTGGTGGTGGATTTCCTTTTTCTCTGTCTATTTCTCGCAGCAG ATTTTTTTGATTGGAGTATGTCTGCCATTTTATATTGTTCACTCGGTTGATAAGCCTTTGAATGTCTGGGATTTTGTTGCTGTTGCTGTCTGCTTGTGTGGTGTCGTGATAGCATATTTTGCTGATACACAACTCCATGAATTTGTGACAAGAAACAACAAATTAAAAGAGCTTGGAAAGCCAATGGTACCTAATCTTGACAGGGGTTTGTGGTGTTACTCGCGGCATCCTAACTACTTTGGGGAGCAGTTGTGGTGGTGGGGCCTAGTCTTATTTGCCTGGAACCTGGGACATGGATGGACATTTGTCGGGGCTCTCGTTAATAGTTTGTGCTTGGCATATGTTACTGTGCTTGTAGAACAGCGGATGCTGAAACAGCAGTATAGAGCCGAAGCATACAGGTTGTATCAGAAAACCACTTCAGTATGGATCCCTTGGTTCAAGTCATCTTCCTTTGCTAATGAAGATAAGAAAAATTGA
- the LOC110615032 gene encoding translocase of chloroplast 33, chloroplastic isoform X1 → MGSILREWVGFQQFPAATQSKLVELFGKLKEKGVSALTILVMGKGGVGKSSTINSLIGERVVNVNAFSSEVSRPVMVSRTRAGFTLNIVDTPGLVEGGYVNYQALELIKRFLLNKTIDVLLYVDRMDAYRVDDLDKQIISAISDSFGKEILRKSLLVLTHAQLCPPDDLSYDVFPARRSEAVLKTIRAGSRMRARDFKDSAIPVGLVENSGRCNKNESDEKILPNGKAWIPSLVKEIIGVATNGNKSIVVDKKLLEGSESNDRGKVFIPLILGVQWLLVKWIQRAIRDDIAKGGKAF, encoded by the exons ATGGGGTCCATACTTCGTGAGTGGGTTGGGTTTCAGCAGTTCCCTGCGGCCACCCAAAGTAAACTCGTGGAATTGTTTGGCAAATTAAAGGAAAAG GGTGTGAGCGCTTTGACCATTCTCGTAATGGGCAAAGGTGGAGTTGGAAAATCTTCGACTATCAATTCTCTTATTGGAGAGAGAGTGGTGAATGTGAATGCCTTCTCG TCAGAGGTGTCGAGACCTGTAATGGTTTCACGGACCCGGGCTGGATTCACATTAAACATCGTAGACACTCCGGGCCTTGTGGAGGGTGGCTATGTCAATTACCAAGCATTGGAATTGATTAAACG GTTTCTTTTGAACAAGACTATAGATGTTCTGCTGTATGTTGACCGCATGGATGCATATAGAGTGGATGACTTGGATAAGCAGATAATAAGTGCCATTTCTGATAGTTTTGGGAAAGAAATATTGCGTAAAAGTTTGCTTGTCCTCACCCATGCACAGCTCTGCCCACCAGATGATCTCAGTTATGATGTTTTTCCGGCTAGAAGATCGGAGGCTGTCTTAAAGACCATTCGTGCAGGATCAAGGATGAGGGCAAGGGATTTTAAG GATTCTGCCATTCCAGTTGGTTTGGTTGAGAATAGTGGGAGATGCAATAAAAATGAGAGTGATGAAAAG ATTCTCCCAAATGGCAAGGCCTGGATAccaagcttggtaaaagaaatcATTGGGGTTGCCACCAATGGGAATAAATCCATTGTTGTTGACAAGAAGTTGCTAGAAGGGTCTGAGTCAAATGACAGAGGGAAGGTGTTCATTCCTCTCATTCTCGGGGTCCAG TGGCTTCTTGTTAAATGGATTCAAAGAGCAATTAGAGATGATATTGCAAAAGGGGGCAAAGCCTTCTGA